One window from the genome of Bdellovibrio sp. NC01 encodes:
- a CDS encoding multidrug effflux MFS transporter, translating to MSSRKISNFSLILILGALTALCPFSIDMYLPAFPKMAEDFHSNVAQVSLSLSSFFIGLAIGQLFYGPLLDRFGRKRPLYFGLGIYLLATLACLSVHSIEALIVLRVIQALGGCVANVAAIAMVRDFFSPKDSAKVFSLLILILGVSPLLAPTAGGYLAASLGWQSIFAVLAAIGFAILLLVFFFLPEGHEPDKTQSLMPGPILKNYFEIFKNTQFHTFTLAGAVIFSGLFVYLAASPVIFMEIFKVSEKEYGWIFSFLAMGFIGSSQLNIFFLRLFHNEKILKSAMYAFAVISLVFFAGAWQGWLSLPTIIAIFFMLLAMVGLANPNASALAMAPFSRNAGSASALMGSLQMAVGSLASVCVGVFDAQQLLPISGIFIGASVVSLIILFWGNRRIDNKVIADPNDAPIVSH from the coding sequence ATGTCCTCCCGTAAAATTAGTAACTTTTCGCTGATCCTCATTCTTGGGGCACTGACTGCTCTTTGCCCTTTTTCTATCGACATGTACTTGCCTGCATTTCCGAAGATGGCAGAGGACTTTCATTCCAACGTCGCGCAAGTTTCTTTGTCGCTTTCAAGTTTCTTTATCGGACTTGCAATTGGTCAGTTGTTTTATGGACCACTGTTAGATCGTTTCGGCAGAAAGCGTCCGCTGTATTTTGGTTTGGGGATTTATTTGCTGGCGACACTTGCGTGTTTGTCTGTTCATTCCATCGAAGCATTGATTGTTTTGCGCGTAATTCAAGCTTTAGGTGGCTGTGTTGCTAACGTTGCGGCGATTGCGATGGTGCGTGATTTCTTTTCACCTAAAGACAGCGCGAAAGTTTTCTCACTCCTGATTTTGATTTTAGGTGTATCGCCATTACTTGCGCCAACAGCTGGTGGCTATTTAGCGGCGTCATTGGGATGGCAATCCATCTTTGCCGTTCTTGCAGCCATCGGCTTTGCGATCTTGCTTCTTGTTTTCTTCTTCCTTCCCGAAGGACATGAGCCTGATAAAACTCAATCACTGATGCCGGGACCTATTTTGAAAAACTATTTCGAGATTTTCAAAAATACTCAGTTCCACACGTTCACTCTTGCGGGCGCCGTGATCTTCTCTGGTTTGTTCGTTTATCTTGCGGCTTCTCCGGTTATTTTTATGGAGATCTTCAAAGTCAGTGAAAAAGAATACGGTTGGATTTTTAGTTTTCTAGCCATGGGCTTTATTGGTTCAAGCCAGTTGAATATTTTCTTCCTGCGATTGTTCCACAACGAAAAGATTTTGAAATCCGCGATGTATGCTTTCGCGGTTATTAGCTTGGTGTTTTTCGCAGGGGCTTGGCAAGGCTGGTTGAGTTTACCGACAATCATTGCAATCTTCTTCATGTTGCTTGCAATGGTGGGCCTTGCCAATCCCAATGCATCTGCCTTAGCGATGGCGCCGTTTTCAAGAAACGCAGGCAGCGCTTCTGCTTTGATGGGCTCTTTGCAAATGGCGGTTGGTTCGTTGGCTTCTGTATGCGTGGGTGTGTTCGATGCCCAACAGTTATTGCCAATCTCTGGAATTTTTATCGGCGCTTCAGTGGTCTCGTTGATTATTTTGTTCTGGGGCAACCGTAGAATCGATAATAAAGTCATCGCAGATCCAAACGATGCTCCAATCGTGTCCCACTAG
- a CDS encoding transglycosylase SLT domain-containing protein codes for MKTLNATIILLAGLLISYSHSASAMGIRLPGTGSSSSSSGSSSSSGSNSSSGSSSSSGSSSSGSSSSTIEVTPLWEAKVSGSKAWTEHLNSSLDTLGQDLLDTEVADGATFCPKYASLSYAQRKQFWIFMMSAMTKYESAFNTNSKYTESFSDSSGNNVISRGLLQISIESGNAYGCAFKSTSDLHDPLQNLDCGVRILNRWIGRDARMAGKVSGSWKGGARYWSVLRTSSGSYSNIVSLTKNISICK; via the coding sequence ATGAAAACACTAAACGCAACAATCATTTTATTGGCTGGATTATTAATCTCTTACTCTCACAGTGCATCTGCGATGGGTATTCGTCTTCCAGGTACAGGCAGTAGTAGTTCGTCTTCAGGTTCTTCGTCTTCTTCTGGTTCGAATTCTTCTTCAGGATCTTCTTCATCATCGGGTTCAAGCAGCTCTGGCTCATCATCTTCAACAATTGAAGTGACACCTTTGTGGGAAGCAAAAGTTTCTGGTTCAAAAGCTTGGACAGAACATTTGAATAGTTCTCTTGATACTTTGGGGCAAGATCTGCTGGATACAGAGGTTGCTGATGGCGCAACATTCTGCCCGAAATATGCATCATTGTCTTATGCGCAAAGAAAACAATTCTGGATCTTCATGATGTCAGCAATGACTAAATACGAAAGTGCCTTCAACACAAATTCAAAATACACAGAAAGCTTCAGCGATAGCTCGGGCAATAATGTGATCAGCCGTGGTCTTTTGCAAATTTCTATCGAAAGCGGTAATGCCTACGGTTGCGCATTCAAATCAACTTCGGATTTGCATGATCCTCTTCAAAACTTGGATTGTGGTGTGAGAATTTTGAATCGTTGGATTGGTCGTGATGCTCGTATGGCTGGTAAAGTCAGTGGCTCGTGGAAGGGTGGAGCTCGTTATTGGTCAGTGCTTCGCACATCTTCGGGTTCTTATAGCAACATCGTCAGTCTTACGAAAAACATCTCTATCTGTAAATAA
- a CDS encoding DEAD/DEAH box helicase yields the protein MKTQSSTLHHNRFQDMNLAPELLTALSKMNISKPTQIQSQAIPVAMEGHDLIAIAQTGSGKTLAYALATLTRLKNKPEARALVLSPSREMAQQVYKVLIELVKELPMSVALVVGGAAGSKQDNQLKKNPKIIVATPGRMIDHLTGNKLLLQGVETVIIDEADRMLDMGFAPQLRAIQNTMRGEIQTLMFSASFGKNVEEIAQVFIKYKPFMIKTSEAEAPVSALKQKVLFMDRSMKNDRILDDLNATRGGVIVFTGNQESCEALGNYLKEYGYATDLIHGGLSQGQRNRVVRDFRSGELRVVVATDLLARGLDVPHVDHVINFDLPFQAEDFLHRIGRTARAGRGGEALTYVTPSDTRMYHKIKTYLVGAEEIKIDPMFKFIDRSRKFGHKKKALSDQRAASAPQGRSLKGGKPSHSGGGRPQAGKSKSGFKKK from the coding sequence ATGAAAACGCAAAGCTCGACACTGCATCACAATCGCTTTCAAGACATGAATCTTGCGCCGGAACTTCTAACGGCTTTAAGCAAGATGAACATCTCTAAGCCCACACAAATTCAAAGCCAGGCCATCCCCGTTGCGATGGAAGGTCATGATTTAATCGCGATTGCTCAAACGGGCAGTGGTAAGACTCTTGCGTATGCCCTTGCGACTTTGACTCGTTTAAAAAATAAACCTGAAGCGCGTGCGTTGGTTTTATCACCAAGTCGCGAAATGGCTCAGCAGGTTTATAAAGTTTTGATCGAGCTGGTGAAAGAGCTTCCCATGTCAGTGGCATTGGTCGTCGGTGGTGCCGCAGGTTCAAAACAAGACAATCAATTAAAGAAAAATCCCAAGATCATCGTCGCGACTCCGGGTCGTATGATCGATCATCTGACGGGTAATAAACTTCTTCTTCAAGGAGTCGAAACAGTTATCATCGACGAAGCTGATCGCATGCTAGACATGGGCTTCGCCCCACAATTGCGCGCTATTCAAAACACTATGCGTGGAGAAATCCAAACACTGATGTTTTCTGCAAGCTTTGGCAAAAACGTTGAAGAGATTGCACAAGTCTTCATTAAGTATAAACCGTTCATGATTAAAACGTCTGAAGCGGAAGCACCAGTTTCGGCATTAAAACAAAAAGTTTTGTTCATGGATCGCAGCATGAAAAACGATCGCATCCTTGACGACTTAAATGCCACTCGTGGTGGTGTCATTGTTTTCACTGGTAACCAAGAAAGCTGCGAAGCGCTTGGTAATTATTTAAAAGAATATGGTTACGCGACGGATTTGATTCACGGTGGACTTTCACAAGGTCAACGCAATCGTGTCGTTCGTGATTTCAGAAGTGGTGAATTGCGTGTTGTTGTTGCCACTGATTTGTTAGCGCGTGGTCTTGACGTGCCACACGTGGATCACGTGATTAATTTCGATTTGCCATTCCAAGCGGAAGATTTCCTTCACCGTATCGGTCGAACGGCGCGCGCAGGTCGTGGCGGCGAAGCCTTAACCTACGTCACACCGTCAGACACGCGTATGTACCACAAGATTAAAACTTATCTTGTCGGCGCCGAAGAAATCAAAATCGATCCGATGTTTAAGTTCATTGATCGTTCCCGCAAATTTGGTCATAAGAAAAAAGCTTTGAGTGATCAAAGAGCCGCAAGCGCTCCGCAAGGGCGTTCATTAAAGGGTGGAAAACCAAGCCACAGCGGTGGCGGAAGGCCCCAAGCAGGAAAATCAAAATCAGGATTTAAAAAGAAATAA
- the asnS gene encoding asparagine--tRNA ligase, whose amino-acid sequence METTLVKSIFRETEKFLDKEVLLSGWVRKIRDQKSFGFIELNDGSFFKGLQVVFDEKLSNFEEIAKLSISSSIIVHGKVVKSQGAGQTFEVLANKVEIVQKASAEYPLQNKRHSFEFLREIAHIRPRGNTFSAVFRVRSVLAYAIHKFFQEQNFVYVNTPIITGSDAEGAGEMFRVTTLKLDNPPRTADGKIDATKDFFGKETNLTVSGQLNGETFCAAFRNIYTFGPTFRAENSNTSRHAAEFWMIEPEIAFADLSANMELGEAMIKYIIRYVMEQCPEEMEFFNQFIEKGLFDKLNNVLNNEFARVTYTEAINILTKSGKKFEYPVEWGIDMQSEHERFLAEEHFKKPVFVTDYPKDIKAFYMKMNEDGKTVRAMDLLAPGIGEIIGGSQREDDLEKLETRMKQVGLHPEDYSFYLDLRRYGSFPHAGFGLGFERMLMYVTGMTNIRDVIPFPRTPNNALF is encoded by the coding sequence ATGGAAACAACATTGGTTAAATCGATTTTTAGAGAGACAGAAAAATTCTTAGATAAAGAAGTTCTGTTGTCTGGTTGGGTACGTAAAATTCGCGATCAAAAAAGCTTCGGCTTTATTGAATTGAATGACGGAAGTTTCTTTAAAGGACTTCAAGTAGTATTCGACGAGAAACTTTCTAATTTCGAAGAGATCGCAAAGCTTTCTATCTCAAGCTCTATCATCGTTCATGGTAAAGTTGTGAAATCACAAGGTGCGGGTCAAACTTTTGAAGTTCTTGCGAACAAAGTAGAGATCGTACAAAAAGCATCGGCTGAATATCCTTTGCAAAATAAACGTCACTCGTTTGAATTCTTGCGCGAGATCGCTCACATCCGTCCGCGTGGTAACACGTTCTCTGCAGTATTCCGTGTGCGTTCAGTTTTGGCTTATGCGATTCACAAATTCTTCCAAGAGCAAAACTTTGTATACGTGAACACGCCAATCATCACTGGCTCTGATGCTGAAGGTGCTGGCGAAATGTTCCGCGTAACAACTTTGAAATTGGACAACCCGCCACGCACTGCTGATGGCAAAATCGACGCGACAAAAGATTTCTTCGGTAAAGAGACGAACCTGACTGTATCGGGTCAGTTGAACGGTGAAACGTTCTGTGCGGCTTTCCGTAACATCTACACTTTCGGTCCCACTTTCCGCGCAGAGAACTCAAACACTTCTCGCCACGCTGCTGAGTTCTGGATGATCGAACCTGAAATCGCATTCGCGGACTTGTCAGCGAATATGGAATTGGGCGAAGCGATGATCAAATACATCATCCGCTACGTGATGGAACAATGCCCAGAAGAGATGGAATTCTTTAACCAATTCATCGAAAAAGGTTTGTTCGATAAATTGAACAACGTTTTGAACAATGAATTCGCACGCGTAACTTACACTGAAGCGATCAACATCTTGACTAAGTCTGGTAAGAAATTCGAATACCCAGTTGAATGGGGTATCGATATGCAATCTGAACACGAAAGATTTTTGGCTGAAGAACACTTCAAGAAGCCTGTGTTCGTGACCGATTATCCAAAAGATATCAAAGCGTTCTACATGAAAATGAACGAAGACGGCAAAACAGTTCGCGCGATGGACTTGCTGGCTCCGGGCATTGGTGAAATCATCGGTGGCTCTCAAAGGGAAGATGATTTAGAGAAGTTGGAAACTCGTATGAAGCAAGTTGGCCTTCACCCTGAAGACTACTCGTTCTACTTGGATCTTCGCCGTTACGGCAGCTTCCCGCACGCAGGCTTCGGCTTGGGCTTTGAACGTATGTTGATGTACGTCACTGGTATGACAAACATCCGCGATGTGATTCCGTTCCCACGTACTCCGAACAACGCTTTGTTCTAG
- a CDS encoding AraC family transcriptional regulator, with product MKSKVPSKTAPGIRKEILQVAKRIGQKDGVTPTSVSYLSIIRSETPTTLNHGILQPSFCIVVQGAKKIHIGQDIFKYGVGSFVVSAIDLPTSGQIIEASKAAPYLGLKVEFDPKEIAAIVMEAKLNLSDDIKRTGPAAFVGQADESLQDAVVRLVKLVDQPEDAAFLADNLKREILYRILRSEYGKNIYRNLIQDQREVGVGRAITWLKNNYNQPLKMEDLAKASNMSVSSLHHKFKAVTAMGPLQYQKQLRLQEARRLIFSGKMDAGSAAFEVGYESQSQFTREYRRLFGAPPLQDIKKLKSHPEVDELSEPQERIVR from the coding sequence ATGAAAAGCAAAGTACCTAGCAAAACCGCTCCAGGAATCCGTAAAGAGATCCTGCAAGTCGCAAAGAGAATCGGGCAAAAAGACGGGGTTACGCCAACAAGCGTTTCTTATCTTTCGATCATCCGTTCCGAAACTCCGACGACTTTGAACCACGGTATCTTGCAGCCCTCTTTTTGTATCGTCGTCCAAGGTGCGAAGAAGATTCATATCGGCCAGGACATCTTTAAATACGGCGTCGGCAGTTTTGTCGTATCGGCAATTGATTTACCAACATCAGGGCAAATTATCGAAGCCAGTAAAGCAGCCCCTTATTTGGGTTTGAAAGTCGAATTTGATCCGAAAGAAATTGCAGCCATCGTCATGGAAGCAAAATTAAATTTGTCTGACGATATAAAACGGACCGGTCCCGCGGCCTTCGTGGGACAAGCCGATGAATCTTTGCAAGATGCAGTCGTGCGTTTAGTAAAACTTGTCGATCAACCTGAAGATGCCGCTTTTTTGGCAGACAATCTTAAACGCGAAATCTTGTATCGCATTTTAAGAAGCGAGTACGGGAAAAATATTTATCGCAATCTTATTCAAGACCAACGCGAAGTGGGTGTTGGCAGAGCCATCACGTGGTTGAAGAACAACTACAATCAGCCCTTGAAGATGGAAGACTTAGCAAAAGCTTCCAATATGAGTGTCTCGAGTTTGCATCACAAGTTCAAAGCGGTGACGGCGATGGGACCATTGCAATATCAAAAACAATTACGCCTGCAAGAAGCTCGAAGACTTATCTTCAGTGGAAAAATGGATGCAGGATCAGCGGCATTTGAAGTGGGCTATGAAAGTCAGTCGCAATTTACGCGCGAATATCGACGACTTTTTGGCGCGCCTCCTTTGCAGGACATTAAAAAACTTAAAAGCCATCCCGAAGTGGACGAGCTTAGCGAACCTCAAGAAAGGATCGTCAGATGA
- a CDS encoding aldehyde dehydrogenase family protein codes for MKQVEQIYINGKFVKPHGTEVMDLISPINKEVIGRVTLGNAQDVEDAVAAAKAAYKKYSKSSLQERADYLERLHKAVKARASELVETMIAEYGGTRTMAEGTVNRAINSFLLAKDTMLNFEFTRKIGEAKIVLEPFGVVGLITPWNANYSFICGKLATALASGSTAVIKPSELSSLQTQLLLECFHEAGLPPGLYNVVSGRGDVVGNAITQHRDIAKISFTGSTVVGKAIARGAVDTMKRVTLELGGKSPNILLDDADFEKAIPLAVMMAFMNSGQACIAGTRLLVPEHRLEEVKRLVVKAIANVKVGDPHGKDVQVGPMVTEKQYERVQSYIREGIAEGAELLIGGEGHPQGLENGNFVRPTAFANVKPDMKIAKEEIFGPVLSILTYKTEDEAIEMANDTDYGLHAYISGDQKRAEKMASQIVAGRVFINGMYEEPRAPFGGFKQSGIGREFGTFGLEAYLEPKTIMGHA; via the coding sequence ATGAAACAGGTCGAACAAATCTACATTAACGGGAAATTTGTAAAGCCTCACGGTACGGAAGTGATGGATCTTATTAGTCCCATCAATAAAGAAGTCATCGGGCGCGTGACATTAGGAAATGCGCAAGACGTTGAAGACGCCGTTGCGGCAGCGAAAGCCGCTTACAAAAAATATTCAAAATCTTCACTGCAAGAACGTGCAGACTATTTGGAGCGCTTACATAAGGCTGTGAAAGCTCGTGCCTCTGAATTAGTTGAAACTATGATTGCAGAGTATGGTGGTACAAGAACGATGGCCGAGGGCACTGTGAATCGCGCCATCAATTCATTCTTGCTGGCGAAAGATACGATGTTGAATTTTGAATTCACTCGAAAGATTGGCGAAGCTAAAATCGTTTTAGAACCGTTTGGCGTCGTCGGTCTTATCACTCCGTGGAATGCCAACTACAGCTTTATCTGCGGAAAACTTGCGACGGCCTTAGCATCGGGCAGTACGGCCGTGATTAAACCAAGCGAACTTAGTTCTTTGCAAACGCAGTTGTTACTTGAATGCTTCCATGAGGCAGGATTGCCCCCAGGATTATATAACGTCGTCAGCGGTCGTGGGGATGTGGTTGGTAATGCGATCACTCAACATCGTGATATTGCAAAGATCTCGTTTACGGGTTCAACAGTTGTAGGTAAGGCGATTGCTCGTGGCGCGGTTGATACGATGAAGCGCGTGACTTTGGAATTGGGCGGAAAATCACCGAACATTCTTTTGGATGATGCTGATTTTGAAAAAGCAATTCCTCTGGCAGTGATGATGGCGTTCATGAATAGCGGCCAGGCATGTATTGCGGGAACTCGTCTCTTAGTTCCAGAGCATCGTTTGGAAGAAGTGAAACGCTTGGTTGTGAAAGCTATTGCGAACGTAAAAGTGGGGGACCCTCACGGTAAAGACGTGCAAGTAGGTCCGATGGTCACAGAAAAACAATACGAACGCGTGCAAAGCTATATTCGCGAGGGGATTGCTGAAGGTGCGGAACTACTTATTGGTGGTGAAGGACATCCGCAAGGTTTGGAAAACGGAAACTTTGTAAGACCCACTGCTTTTGCAAACGTAAAACCAGATATGAAGATCGCTAAAGAAGAAATCTTTGGCCCAGTTTTGTCGATTCTTACTTATAAAACAGAAGACGAAGCCATCGAAATGGCTAACGACACGGACTATGGCCTTCACGCTTATATATCAGGAGATCAAAAACGTGCTGAAAAAATGGCTTCACAAATTGTCGCAGGTCGCGTGTTCATCAATGGAATGTACGAAGAACCACGAGCTCCATTCGGAGGTTTCAAACAATCGGGTATCGGTCGTGAATTTGGAACTTTTGGGTTAGAGGCTTATCTCGAGCCAAAAACAATTATGGGTCACGCTTAA
- a CDS encoding TIGR02147 family protein: MSQKSFYHYQDYRELLRDKFEDLKQTHKNITLQLIAEEIGISKSFFKMVMDQERHLSLDKLSGAAKAFRMGKDEKNYFVFLACKNTVDDKDMTYFFDTLLKIISGQKGASFPSADQIKVDEAVFNNSLNTIVQTMSQLEGYQKDPEWIQAQLRNQNISKADVAKSLKTLKDSDVPEGHVETAATTEESFARGRVGLKLASEAFGEPATYRPIRYFNMTYAVDEASRKELFKLFSDFHDKAEALGKKSKSPTSIVYSSCSMFTVADTVKK; encoded by the coding sequence ATGAGCCAAAAGAGTTTTTATCACTATCAAGACTACAGAGAATTATTGCGCGATAAATTTGAGGACTTAAAACAGACTCATAAGAACATCACTTTGCAACTCATTGCGGAAGAGATCGGCATTTCTAAGTCTTTTTTTAAAATGGTGATGGATCAAGAACGCCATCTGTCGCTTGATAAACTTTCTGGCGCGGCGAAAGCGTTTCGCATGGGCAAAGATGAAAAGAACTATTTCGTCTTCCTTGCCTGCAAAAATACCGTCGATGATAAGGACATGACTTATTTCTTCGACACACTTTTAAAAATTATTTCGGGCCAAAAGGGCGCAAGCTTTCCTTCTGCGGATCAAATCAAAGTGGATGAAGCCGTGTTTAATAATTCTTTAAACACCATCGTGCAAACGATGAGTCAGCTTGAAGGATACCAGAAAGATCCCGAATGGATTCAAGCGCAACTACGCAATCAGAATATTTCCAAAGCGGATGTTGCGAAGTCTTTAAAGACTTTAAAAGACAGTGACGTTCCTGAAGGACATGTCGAAACGGCTGCGACGACCGAAGAGTCCTTTGCCCGTGGTCGTGTGGGACTCAAACTTGCTTCTGAAGCTTTTGGTGAACCCGCTACCTATCGTCCAATTCGTTACTTCAACATGACGTATGCAGTGGACGAAGCTTCTCGTAAAGAATTATTCAAATTGTTTTCTGATTTTCACGACAAAGCCGAAGCCTTAGGGAAGAAATCGAAAAGTCCCACTTCGATTGTGTACTCCTCATGCAGCATGTTCACAGTGGCGGATACCGTTAAGAAGTAA
- a CDS encoding dihydrofolate reductase family protein, whose amino-acid sequence MRKILVFNSISLDGYFCDKNDGVEWAHSNEGDQDFLDFVKNNASSGGILLFGRKTYQLMESFWPTEQAKQSMPEVAAGMNGMQKIVFSKSLNQVTWENSKLIKGDLVTEVRKLKESASSDIAILGSGSLVAQLSDAGLIDEYQVMIVPVALGEGRSQFSGMKKRLNLQLTNSRVFKNGFVFLNYVPKK is encoded by the coding sequence ATGCGCAAAATCTTAGTGTTTAATTCAATTTCACTGGATGGTTATTTCTGCGATAAAAACGATGGCGTCGAGTGGGCGCACAGTAATGAAGGCGATCAAGACTTTCTTGATTTCGTTAAAAACAACGCGAGCAGCGGCGGAATTCTTCTGTTTGGGCGAAAGACCTATCAACTGATGGAATCCTTCTGGCCCACCGAACAAGCGAAACAAAGTATGCCCGAAGTCGCCGCCGGTATGAATGGCATGCAGAAAATCGTTTTTTCTAAATCGCTTAATCAAGTGACTTGGGAAAATTCTAAACTCATCAAAGGTGACCTTGTTACCGAAGTTCGCAAACTCAAAGAATCCGCCTCATCTGACATCGCCATTCTTGGCAGCGGCAGTCTTGTCGCCCAATTAAGTGACGCGGGCCTTATCGACGAATATCAAGTCATGATCGTACCCGTGGCTCTTGGCGAAGGCCGCTCCCAATTTTCTGGCATGAAGAAAAGACTGAATCTGCAATTGACGAATTCACGTGTTTTTAAAAATGGTTTTGTGTTTTTAAATTACGTTCCGAAAAAATAA
- a CDS encoding DoxX family membrane protein: MKAKLPLIARILLGFVFFASGLFGLIQWFQGSPMPEGLPESLVTFNKGLEATIYFMPFLKITETLCGLMLLAGMWVPLALVVLAPILLNILFVHAFLAPSGLPLAIILGLLEVYLAFFSAPYSPTVKQLFKRK; this comes from the coding sequence ATGAAAGCTAAATTGCCTTTGATCGCGCGCATTCTTCTTGGTTTCGTTTTCTTTGCATCCGGTTTGTTTGGTTTGATTCAATGGTTTCAAGGTTCGCCTATGCCAGAAGGATTGCCAGAATCGTTGGTGACTTTTAACAAGGGTCTTGAAGCGACAATCTACTTCATGCCGTTCTTGAAAATTACAGAGACTCTTTGTGGTTTGATGTTGTTGGCGGGAATGTGGGTGCCACTTGCTCTTGTTGTACTAGCGCCGATCTTGTTGAACATTTTGTTTGTTCACGCTTTCCTAGCTCCAAGTGGTTTGCCATTGGCGATCATCTTAGGTCTTTTGGAAGTGTACTTGGCGTTCTTCTCTGCTCCGTATTCACCGACTGTGAAACAGCTATTTAAGCGCAAGTAA
- a CDS encoding DUF2938 family protein translates to MQISLVFKVVLMCIALGIFSTAFMDLCNILGKKLRIHNGGSYALIGRWIGGFFHGQFRYQNILQAAPLRHEKAIGCFAHYGIGIGLSFLYYVTSVAMDMPLDNMLWAIAFGIFTNVLPWFWMFPAFGFGVLGSKGPQNNTLLRSSFLNHLGFGVALGIGAKLLLLALK, encoded by the coding sequence ATGCAGATTTCGCTGGTTTTTAAAGTTGTTTTAATGTGCATCGCTCTTGGTATTTTCTCTACGGCCTTCATGGATCTATGCAACATTCTTGGCAAAAAATTGAGAATTCATAATGGTGGAAGCTACGCCTTAATTGGTCGTTGGATCGGTGGCTTCTTTCACGGGCAGTTCCGTTATCAAAATATTTTACAGGCTGCTCCCCTTCGTCACGAAAAGGCGATTGGTTGCTTTGCTCATTATGGTATCGGGATTGGTTTAAGCTTTTTGTATTATGTGACAAGCGTAGCGATGGACATGCCGCTGGATAATATGTTGTGGGCAATAGCGTTTGGGATTTTCACGAATGTGCTGCCGTGGTTCTGGATGTTTCCAGCATTTGGCTTTGGCGTGCTTGGTAGCAAAGGACCACAGAACAACACTCTTCTTCGCAGTAGTTTTTTAAATCACTTGGGATTCGGTGTTGCTCTGGGTATCGGGGCTAAGCTGTTATTACTTGCGCTTAAATAG
- a CDS encoding ThiF family adenylyltransferase, which translates to MDESYRERFLRSIGIFSEEQLHKFKSTKIAVGGLGLGGSIFINLVRMGFENFHIADPDTFERTNINRQRMAKETTIGMRKDECSLAEAKAINPAVKIKTFPDGVKPENLNEFLDGVDWVVDVVDLFAMNDKLALNVEAHKRGIPVASCATLGFSGCCVVFNKNTPSFAQLTGISPELPYEENLSRFLRFICPEVPSYMWGQLIHAMDRSGYIPFVTPGGESAAATCASEIAKNIVGLGKPIHAPQGIFVDLANAKTVVFEASYKARQLNIPDHLRKKKAA; encoded by the coding sequence ATGGATGAGTCATACCGCGAACGGTTCCTTCGCAGCATTGGGATATTCTCTGAAGAGCAGCTTCATAAATTCAAATCAACAAAGATTGCCGTCGGCGGTTTAGGACTGGGCGGATCGATTTTTATTAACTTAGTGCGAATGGGATTTGAAAATTTCCACATCGCCGATCCAGACACGTTTGAAAGAACGAACATCAATCGTCAGCGTATGGCGAAAGAAACAACGATCGGAATGCGTAAGGATGAATGCTCTTTAGCGGAAGCAAAAGCAATCAATCCCGCAGTGAAGATTAAAACTTTCCCTGATGGCGTGAAGCCAGAAAATCTAAATGAATTTCTTGATGGCGTTGATTGGGTGGTCGACGTTGTCGATTTATTTGCGATGAATGACAAGCTGGCGCTGAATGTGGAAGCGCACAAGCGTGGCATCCCGGTGGCGTCATGTGCAACGCTTGGTTTTTCAGGATGCTGTGTTGTCTTTAATAAAAATACACCTTCATTTGCGCAGCTTACGGGGATTTCTCCGGAGCTTCCTTATGAAGAAAATCTGTCGCGCTTCTTGCGCTTCATTTGTCCTGAAGTCCCTTCGTATATGTGGGGGCAATTGATTCATGCTATGGATCGTTCGGGTTACATTCCGTTTGTAACTCCGGGTGGTGAAAGTGCCGCGGCCACATGCGCTTCCGAGATCGCAAAAAATATCGTGGGACTTGGTAAACCAATCCATGCGCCACAAGGTATCTTTGTGGATCTTGCCAATGCGAAGACCGTAGTGTTCGAGGCTTCTTACAAAGCTCGACAATTAAATATCCCGGATCATTTAAGAAAGAAAAAAGCAGCATGA